The Vibrio marisflavi CECT 7928 region AAAAGTGCTCTTTATTACCGAGCTGAAATTGAGCAAAATTCTGTAGCGTCATGCCGACTTGCTCTAACGTGTTGATGTCATAAAAGTGCTTCGCTTCAGCTGCTTTAATGACTTCAAATTCTGCTCGCTGTGTATTGATAGCGGCAGTAGAAATCTGTGGTAGTTGAGGTAGTGGTTTATCCTGATTCCAGAATATTCGTGCACTCAGCTTTTGTTTAGTTGCAACCGCTTGCTGAATATCGTGGGGTGTATAAAGCAGGGCCGCTGATTCTCGATGAAAGACAAACTCACTTTCACCAAGTTGATGATAGGGTTTGTACAAGTTTTGATTCAAAAATAGCTGGCGGACATAAAACGGCCTAGCAGTAATATCATTGCTATGATGCAAGTTAATTTGCTCTTGGCGAAAGTCTAATGGCATGGCCACTGACAGATCTTCGTACAAATTAAATAGCGGCACGATATTCGTTGATAGCAGTGGTGATTGAGCGGTTTTCAACGCGGGCGACAGCAATACTTCACCATCAAACTCAAACAAAAGCTTGAAGCTTTTTACACGCACTCTTTTATCTTGATGTGGTACTTTTCCAAAGCTCAAGCGCATACCCAAATCGAATTCTGGAGACGTCGATCTTAGAAATAGTGCGTCGTTGCACGCGAGTGTCCAACCGTCTAAACCACTTAGAGTCGCTGGGATAGGTTGTTCGCTGCCATCTTCATATTGCGCAGTAACCGTTAGCTCAGCGTTATTTAGCAAAGCGTACTTTAAACGAGCCAATTGATAATCAAATTGTGACCACAACTCAGGGTTCACCCATAGGTCAAAACTGAATTGCTCAACAAATAACGGTGCTTTTGACTCCAGTTCAACCTGCATATTCGAAAGCTGGTGGCTGACTTCACTCACTTCAAACGCGCTAAGCTGCACCAAGTTCTGTGTCGAATAGCGTGCCGCTGGATCTTGTGGTTTGTACGCGTCCAGAACATTGAACTGACTGTTTGCAACCAAAGGTAAGCTGCTGCTACCTAAGTGAGCCTGCATTTTTACCAACATATGATTGGGGAGGTGAGTCAGCAAATGCTG contains the following coding sequences:
- the iglH gene encoding type VI secretion system baseplate subunit TssF/IglH, with product MTTLQHPLPDNQKDSLDVEPIVLTDVFKKLGEQIRSEVQQSLQREKVLQVSRYHQHLLTHLPNHMLVKMQAHLGSSSLPLVANSQFNVLDAYKPQDPAARYSTQNLVQLSAFEVSEVSHQLSNMQVELESKAPLFVEQFSFDLWVNPELWSQFDYQLARLKYALLNNAELTVTAQYEDGSEQPIPATLSGLDGWTLACNDALFLRSTSPEFDLGMRLSFGKVPHQDKRVRVKSFKLLFEFDGEVLLSPALKTAQSPLLSTNIVPLFNLYEDLSVAMPLDFRQEQINLHHSNDITARPFYVRQLFLNQNLYKPYHQLGESEFVFHRESAALLYTPHDIQQAVATKQKLSARIFWNQDKPLPQLPQISTAAINTQRAEFEVIKAAEAKHFYDINTLEQVGMTLQNFAQFQLGNKEHFLFLAKHLLGSNENPTLQKFSSAIKEITFDPKSSELIVTCSVLQHMDLVRTLSELIIEFIMVNTALVIKLLVSIA